One region of Oceanipulchritudo coccoides genomic DNA includes:
- a CDS encoding DUF2238 domain-containing protein yields the protein MKTIIQEYRWLILFNVLYLAVAAGFYSARGNFEFMAYLGVTLFIGLLILGTASKSGLDKMVLWMLSIWGFFHMLGGLLPVGDTVLYGWKIYPFIDHGGDFFILKMDQVIHFYGFMTAAIAMHQMIGKRSIAGVHPGMLIFFATMGSLGLSAVNEIIEFIAYINLEETGVGDIYNMGFDLMFNAAGALVGATWQQRRFAQALN from the coding sequence ATGAAAACGATAATTCAGGAATACCGGTGGCTGATCCTATTCAATGTGCTCTACCTCGCGGTAGCGGCGGGATTTTATTCAGCCCGTGGCAATTTTGAATTCATGGCCTACCTTGGGGTGACGTTGTTCATCGGGCTGTTGATCCTTGGCACCGCCTCGAAATCCGGCCTGGACAAGATGGTGCTGTGGATGCTCTCGATATGGGGGTTCTTCCACATGCTGGGTGGTCTGTTGCCGGTGGGGGATACGGTCCTTTACGGCTGGAAGATTTATCCCTTCATCGACCACGGGGGAGACTTCTTCATTCTGAAAATGGACCAGGTCATCCATTTCTACGGATTCATGACAGCGGCCATTGCGATGCACCAGATGATTGGCAAGCGCAGCATTGCCGGAGTTCACCCGGGAATGCTCATTTTCTTTGCCACGATGGGAAGCCTTGGTCTGAGTGCGGTCAATGAGATCATTGAGTTTATCGCGTATATAAACCTCGAGGAAACCGGGGTCGGGGATATCTATAACATGGGCTTTGACCTGATGTTTAATGCCGCCGGCGCACTGGTTGGCGCGACCTGGCAGCAGCGGCGCTTTGCTCAAGCCCTTAATTAA
- a CDS encoding DtxR family transcriptional regulator — translation MKKGLFKREEAAALRAEHFLKRASSMWKAGDDIDLRKTSADLELTLDEVLPILPLMEQAGYMESAGEQWRLTQAGWEHGRNLLRAHRVYESYLAEETGLHPGEWHEEADRAEHELDPETVNKMAQALNRPRYDPHGDAIPTRWLDMPEQEGQLLTRVEKDGFYRINHIEDEPREPFEHLIQTGMVPGLMIEVQILTGGRFLVKWAGQETVLDSASAAALLVTECDPETGKGLPGGVLEDTADGAGVTIHSLSPAIRGLERRRLLDLGFVPGSTVVREGSGPFSGPARFRVRGTIQALRPEQTRNIFIQEENA, via the coding sequence ATGAAGAAAGGATTATTCAAACGGGAAGAAGCGGCGGCCTTGCGGGCTGAGCATTTTCTGAAGCGAGCGTCCTCGATGTGGAAGGCGGGGGACGATATTGACCTGCGGAAGACATCGGCGGACCTGGAGCTTACGCTGGATGAGGTATTACCGATTCTGCCATTAATGGAACAGGCTGGCTACATGGAATCGGCGGGCGAGCAATGGCGGTTGACGCAGGCCGGCTGGGAGCATGGGCGGAACCTTTTGAGGGCACACCGCGTGTACGAGAGTTATCTGGCGGAGGAAACGGGATTGCATCCCGGGGAGTGGCATGAAGAGGCGGACCGGGCGGAGCACGAATTGGACCCTGAGACGGTCAACAAGATGGCCCAGGCGCTGAACCGTCCCCGTTATGATCCGCACGGGGACGCGATCCCGACCCGGTGGCTGGACATGCCCGAGCAGGAGGGTCAGCTCCTCACGCGTGTGGAAAAGGATGGATTTTACCGTATCAATCACATTGAAGACGAGCCGAGGGAACCCTTCGAGCACTTGATACAAACCGGCATGGTTCCCGGGCTGATGATTGAGGTCCAGATTCTGACAGGAGGAAGATTCCTCGTAAAGTGGGCGGGACAGGAGACCGTTCTGGACTCGGCTAGTGCGGCGGCCCTCCTCGTAACAGAATGTGATCCAGAGACAGGGAAAGGCTTGCCCGGTGGAGTACTCGAGGACACGGCGGACGGTGCGGGCGTGACTATTCATTCGCTTTCCCCTGCAATCCGCGGATTGGAGCGGAGGCGCCTACTTGATCTCGGGTTTGTTCCCGGGAGCACGGTTGTCCGTGAAGGAAGTGGCCCCTTCAGTGGACCCGCCCGATTCAGGGTGCGGGGGACAATACAGGCCCTGCGGCCCGAACAGACCCGGAACATATTCATTCAGGAAGAAAACGCATAA
- the feoB gene encoding ferrous iron transport protein B, with protein sequence MSQTISEHTPTEACERCPVWRPGALKRLGLNMDKWDYVVALAGNPNTGKSTVFNALTGLHQHTGNWPGKTISRAEGGFSYSEKNYKIVDLPGTYSLRSTSTDEEVAREFILFGQPDVTVVVCDATSLERNLNLLLQVRQITGRVVVALNLMDEARSQKIEIDTRNLARELGVPVVPMVARSKEGLPELLKSIHEMATGMNTPKPRTASIQDPSLAKALKEVKVLLRGHTLAPSNEDWIALRLLEGDSSMETALRDGTLGSLSEDHAGSFLESEARKEHGPKALENSEELLKSIEGLRWEVHGNSYDAIVESLYAEAEGLASRYVQRHGHAEGAGWRTRLDAILTGKWTGLPVMALMLLVVLWLTIAGANVPSGMLATLLIDHGHALLKDFSTMIGLPWWLDGLLVDGMYLTLAWVVSVMLPPMAIFFPLFTLLEDFGYLPRVAYNLDGLFKRSGAHGKQSLSMAMGFGCNAAGIIATRIIDSPRERLIAILTNNFALCNGRWPTQILIGTIFIGALAPAGIASLVAAGSVFAIASLGIILTFVVSFGLSKTLLRGEASAFTLELPPYRPPNILRTLYTSLIDRTVFVLWRAIVFAVPAGIIIWSICNINIGDLSVAEWSLQVLDPIAWPLGLTGVILLAYVVAIPANEIVIPTILMLTVMATGMSVEEASGAGVMFETDDSGVLYPLLKAGGWTTLTAICLMLFSLCHNPCSTTLYTIYKETGSLKWTTWSAVIPTVMGIVICLVVATLWRLVV encoded by the coding sequence ATGTCTCAAACAATTTCAGAACACACTCCCACGGAAGCCTGTGAGCGCTGCCCGGTCTGGCGTCCGGGCGCGCTGAAGCGCCTTGGCCTGAACATGGACAAGTGGGACTATGTCGTGGCCCTTGCCGGAAATCCGAACACCGGCAAAAGCACCGTCTTCAACGCCTTGACCGGCTTGCACCAGCATACGGGCAATTGGCCCGGGAAAACCATTTCCCGGGCGGAAGGCGGGTTCTCGTACTCGGAAAAGAACTACAAGATTGTTGATTTGCCGGGCACATATTCCCTGCGTTCCACATCCACTGACGAGGAGGTGGCGCGTGAATTCATCCTTTTCGGGCAACCGGACGTCACCGTCGTGGTGTGCGATGCCACCTCCCTTGAGCGCAATCTCAACCTGCTCCTGCAAGTGAGGCAGATCACAGGCCGGGTGGTCGTCGCCCTGAACCTGATGGATGAGGCGCGTTCGCAGAAAATCGAGATTGATACAAGAAACCTTGCCCGCGAGCTGGGTGTGCCGGTTGTTCCGATGGTTGCCAGAAGCAAGGAAGGGCTTCCAGAGCTGCTCAAAAGTATCCATGAAATGGCTACAGGTATGAACACCCCGAAGCCGCGCACAGCATCCATCCAGGATCCTTCGTTGGCCAAGGCCTTGAAGGAGGTCAAGGTCCTCCTCCGCGGGCACACACTTGCCCCATCGAATGAGGACTGGATCGCCCTTCGTCTTCTGGAAGGGGATTCCTCGATGGAGACCGCCCTCCGCGACGGGACCCTTGGCAGCCTGAGCGAGGACCATGCTGGCTCATTCCTGGAAAGTGAGGCCAGAAAGGAGCACGGTCCAAAGGCGCTTGAAAACAGCGAGGAACTTTTGAAATCCATTGAGGGCCTGCGCTGGGAGGTACACGGCAATAGCTATGATGCCATTGTGGAATCCCTCTACGCGGAAGCTGAGGGCCTTGCCAGCCGGTATGTCCAGCGGCATGGCCACGCCGAGGGCGCTGGCTGGCGAACACGGCTCGACGCCATCCTCACCGGCAAGTGGACCGGGCTCCCGGTCATGGCCCTGATGCTGCTTGTCGTTTTATGGCTGACGATTGCCGGGGCGAACGTCCCTTCCGGGATGCTGGCCACGCTCCTGATTGATCACGGGCATGCTCTTCTCAAGGATTTCTCCACCATGATCGGCCTCCCGTGGTGGCTGGACGGACTCCTGGTTGATGGGATGTATCTCACACTGGCCTGGGTGGTCAGCGTAATGCTTCCGCCCATGGCGATTTTCTTCCCGCTTTTTACCCTGTTGGAAGATTTCGGATACCTTCCACGAGTTGCCTACAACCTTGATGGCCTTTTTAAACGGTCGGGAGCGCATGGAAAGCAATCGTTGAGCATGGCGATGGGATTTGGTTGCAATGCTGCAGGGATTATCGCGACCCGGATTATCGATTCCCCTCGCGAGCGCTTGATTGCTATTTTGACAAACAACTTTGCCCTGTGCAATGGCCGATGGCCGACGCAAATCCTCATCGGAACAATCTTTATCGGGGCTCTGGCCCCAGCTGGCATTGCCAGCCTTGTTGCCGCTGGGTCGGTCTTTGCGATCGCATCCCTTGGAATTATCCTGACCTTTGTGGTCTCGTTCGGACTCTCAAAAACGCTCCTCAGGGGAGAGGCATCCGCATTCACATTGGAGCTCCCCCCTTACCGGCCGCCGAATATCCTGAGAACCCTTTACACCTCTCTGATCGACCGTACGGTCTTTGTCCTCTGGCGGGCAATTGTTTTTGCAGTGCCTGCGGGGATCATCATTTGGAGCATTTGCAATATCAACATCGGCGATCTCTCGGTTGCGGAGTGGTCCCTTCAGGTGCTGGACCCCATTGCCTGGCCGCTCGGGCTGACTGGCGTCATCCTTCTGGCCTATGTCGTGGCCATTCCGGCGAACGAAATTGTCATTCCGACAATTCTCATGCTGACGGTGATGGCGACCGGGATGAGTGTCGAGGAAGCGTCTGGAGCCGGTGTCATGTTTGAGACAGATGATTCAGGGGTCCTCTATCCCCTTCTGAAAGCAGGAGGCTGGACCACATTGACGGCGATCTGCCTGATGCTATTCAGCTTGTGCCACAATCCGTGTTCCACGACCCTGTACACGATCTACAAGGAAACGGGCAGTCTTAAGTGGACAACCTGGTCAGCAGTCATCCCGACGGTCATGGGCATTGTTATCTGCCTTGTTGTAGCGACCCTGTGGAGACTCGTCGTATAG
- the mntR gene encoding manganese-binding transcriptional regulator MntR has translation MASGNSRKGLTWLAKKARRGKIWGMGAIERDEERAKQHERTRRQNALEVTEDYVEAISDLIEERGEAKVTDLARHFGVAHVTVIRTVERLQEQKLVTKAPYKSIKLTRKGAAMAKASRERHQLVQDFLLALGVSEERAQADAEGIEHHVGRETLEAMQRFIESKNRG, from the coding sequence ATGGCAAGCGGGAATTCAAGAAAGGGGCTGACATGGCTTGCCAAGAAGGCGAGGAGGGGGAAGATTTGGGGGATGGGAGCGATCGAACGAGACGAGGAGCGGGCGAAGCAACACGAACGGACACGGCGGCAAAACGCGCTGGAGGTGACGGAGGATTATGTGGAGGCGATATCCGACCTGATTGAGGAGCGTGGGGAAGCGAAGGTGACGGACCTGGCGCGGCATTTCGGGGTGGCCCACGTGACGGTGATCCGGACGGTGGAACGGCTGCAGGAGCAGAAGCTGGTGACAAAGGCGCCCTATAAATCGATCAAGCTGACGCGCAAGGGGGCTGCGATGGCCAAGGCGAGCCGGGAGCGCCACCAGCTGGTGCAGGATTTTCTTTTGGCACTCGGCGTCTCCGAGGAGCGCGCGCAAGCGGACGCGGAGGGAATTGAGCACCATGTGGGCCGGGAGACCTTGGAGGCGATGCAGCGCTTTATTGAATCGAAGAACAGGGGTTAA